From the genome of Setaria viridis chromosome 1, Setaria_viridis_v4.0, whole genome shotgun sequence:
AACCTGCCATACCAGAGGACGGACACCGGGATGTCGCCGCTGAGCACGGTGCCGTGGTGGTACGTGAGCTGGTCGCTCGCAGGGGGAATGTACAGCTCCATCAGCCTCCTGCTCCCCACGGAGAGCTGCGCCAGGCTCATCAGTACCATCGCCGCTACCAGCACACGACACACCATTGCTGCAATTCTTCAAACTACTCGCTAATTAAAATTGGGCCTGGAAACTTGTGAGTCGTGAGCTCACTGCTGCTATGTGATCGACCTTGTGTGTGAGTGTGTTGTTGTGATGGAGTGGAAGTCTCCCCGGCAGAGTTATTTATAGGCCCTGCGCCCGTGCCTACGGAAGAAGAACGAGAGACTTCGCGGACGGTTCTTTCCTATCCTACGTGCCGCCTACACCTGGTGCAGTAGCATCAGAGATTGGCGCGGCGGGAGGACGAGGGGGGACCGTGGGGAGGCAACGAGGCGCGGCGCGCCCCGCGCACGCCACCGTGTGTCGCTCACCGTGCGCGCTGCGCTGTCCAGTTGCTTCCGGGCACGGCTCCAGAGACAATGCTGCGGGTCAGGTCGCCGCACGCCTTGTTCTTGTtcccctgcctgcctgcctgcgcgCCGGATGGGGATGAGGATTTGACCCCGGGGGTTCCCGCGCCCAATCCACGGGCAACAGGTGTCCGACGCATGTGGCCGCGGAAGGTTCCCAAGAGCAGGGCATGCAGCAGCCAGCGCCGCGGGTCAGAactgggcgcgcgcgcgcggatgGGGCTTTGGCGCCCGAGATGTGGATATGCTTCGGGGAATGAGGGTTCGTTCCCCAGGTGTGGCGCGGGGGAAGGGTCGAAGGGAGCTGCAccgcgcacgccgccggccaAACCGCAGCTCGATGCTGCAGTAAccacggcgccggccggcgccggcgtggtaGTAGTAGGAGTACTCGTAGTAGATGGCGTGCCCTGCACAGTTGCATGTGCGCGTCGGATTTTGCAAGATCACGAGCTGTAGATTCGCCGAGTGGAAGTTGACGGCCGATCAATGCACGGCGCGAGATGGAGGAAATGTTGTGAAGATCGAGCAAAGACTTCGTTGACCCATGACCACACTCGCGATAcgttcatgcatgcatgctgatCTGACAGCTGGATTGTGGCGTGCGATCGAGTGCCTGATTGACCAATGACCAAGTCTCCATCGGTGCCGCAAAACGGAGATCATGCCAGAGGCTTTTACTACTTGTAACACGTGGCTACAGCGCGAGCGCGCACGCACGCACCGTGCGCTCGTGCAACGTTGTGCACCTGGACAGAATCGTATCGATCATCTAATAGTATCCCCCATGCCCGTATTGGACTGTGCCTCTTCTGTTTGCAGCCGCCTTCTGGTCGTGGTTGCGCGAGCAGCATCTTGGTGCTGCCGTGCTGGGCCTTCGACTTTCGAGGGACAGGCCAGCCTGGGCGAATGGCGAAGTCAGATTCGATGTCCGATTTCTTTACCTGCATTTCGTAATCCCAAATCCATTTCATATAGCAGTTGGAAAACAAATCCATCTCCATCTTGGAGGTTTCTTTTGAAGCCTTCAGCTAAAGGCACGTAGAAtttctaggtggacactctgaaataagagagaaattctaaaaattctcacaaaaaagcagaacatccgaccatcaatcgatagattcaaatcatcgtagccattagatctattatgttttctaaaaaattacccacctataccattatgaaaatagcctaaagtaacaacctaaatctatatataaattacccacctctgccattatataaaataaactaaagtaaccccctaatcttcatccaaattacccacttataccattataaacaatatttaaaataacctcctaatttacaactgaattgcctaccactaacTTAAAGTAactcttaaatttgcatctatattgcccacacatgccattattaaaaataacatgaggtaaccctacgtttcAATCAAATAACTGTAggctaaagtaaccccttaaatttgcatctatattgcccacacatgccattattaaaaataacatgaggtaaccctacgtttcAATCAAATAATCTTAATTagaaatatacagcaatatatgattctaaatcatctatatctttcactattggtatacgatataataattaagatcCTATACGCATGAGGTGTgacaccatttataaggatataaagtgatgagaatatagatttctatgctaaaattgtatctcaaacttagggttcattaaacaaattcaagcgcatacctgcgatgcaaagtgaaaatttaaagattataaatgtggataaaaatattatagagtaattactaactaaaatctaacccaattggatgaagatattaagtatatatctatataagtattgtgttcaaatatttaacaaatgggtagcttatggtaacagttttgtagcaatgtagtttcattttttttccattagagactccgcattagttcacatgagacaagctagaaaaaagagataaattctcataaaattaaaaacatcaaatacCAATCCtttaaactctaataatcataaccatcgatctattatattttctaaaaagttacccaccactatcatgatgaaaatattcaaaaatgagctctaaacctatatctaaattaccgagctcagctattataaaaaataatctaaagtaaccctataatcttcatccaatttactaatacacatcattataaatcataacttaaaatgtcattctaaaattttatctatgttatcgACGTGTGTCGCTATTAAAAATAAGCTAAAGTAAAAAGGCTAAATATTAAtttaattatcttcatgtgcatcatacagaaatgttaaaaagtaaactaatatatgattctaaaattacctatttatatcattgttaatataaaaatactaagttaaagtacaTACACATGATGAATTCCActatttagaccatttatacatgtatgtgaggaatcgatgaaaaatattgatttgtatgctaaacataatgtacgggagattggaggtgcgatacaaaatggaaaaagtatgaatatggatgaaaacgtgcatagagtaattattaattaaaaatcaatcacaactggacaaagataggtacatatcatTATGtcgaagtattgaaaaataagagagtagtaggtaaacaattttgattattagctagaagtttaatttttaaataattttcaaatacaatagcttctaaaagcATTAGCTCGTGTGGGAGCACGGGTCGATGAACTAATGTACTTATGATCCAATCGATTTTCTTGGAACCCCGTAAAAATTCCAGGTTTGCTTGATCTACCTGGATATGCTCGCCTTCCCCAGTGAGGTCAACAGTGCGGGTAGTCCACTAGCTTGATCAGGTGCCAAGTGATCTCGCCTGCGTGCATTTCACCTTCGGCGAAGCCGGCAGGCGCGTGAGCGGGAGAGGGGGCCCTTGAAGCAAGGTGAATCTTTTCCTGCCTTTGTCAAGTTACGGCGAGGCGTGCGGCGTGCTAGCGTCCCAATGACGGGCAGTGTGCCAGTGTGGCACAGGCTGTCCGCCGTGCGCTTCGAGGCGCGCCTCGCGCGCGTCCGCCGAGAAGACGCGTCGGAATTGTTTTGACGGCCggggcgcccgcgccggccaagTTGCGATCGAAAGCACTAGATAGTGGGGGAGGCATGCCGCAATGCGTGCGGCGAACACAAGGAGAAGTGGGAGCGGGATGGAGTGCGGCGGATCGGAGTCCCGTGCGCGCCTGGCAACCGCGCAGCATGCAGCGCCCGTGCGGTCTCGGCACGCACCAACCCGCGGTGCCGTCGCTGCGGCCGGCTACGGGCGGCAAGGGAGCCACGGGTTTGACTTGGCTGCCGCGCCCCGGCGGTGCGGCCTCGCGTGATTTCGGAACACGCTACTTTGAGGCCACTCTGCCGTTGTGTTTGGGTTGATGAATCAACCACTTCGTTGTTGAACAAACGACGTGCATGTTCGAGATGAGGTGATGCTGGACCGACATATTCATCTcctaatctaaaaaaatataagaaGTGCTAAGATGATATATTGTCCCATTCCTGAAGTAAAACACCACTAAATTGTTTGTTTTCACCGTGCCATGCGAAAGTTGCATCATGCGATGCCAACATTGCTGATCCTCCTTGGTCCTAGCAGTATCGTTGATCAAGTACCCAAAAACGGACTTAATTAGTCTCTGGCTGCGCATATGGAAGTTTGAGTGAATAGGTTATTTGTTGTACCAATCGTTGACGGGTATCACTGATTGGTCGAAATTGGTGAATTGGATCAGATACTGCAACTTCGCTTATTGTAAAACTCATCTAACCATTTAGCCTAAGGCTATAGGATAATTAAGTAAACACTAGCAATCAAGAGTTCAAGACGAAGATACCCACgcagctacttttttttttaacgaagaTGCCCCACACAGCTACTACTATGAAAGTTTGAGTTTGTGACGGCAGTGTGTGTCCTACACCTGCATCCTCCTTTGGCTTTGTATGTGAAGAAGACTACATGGGCAATATGCTCATTTGGCTAAGTTTTGGTTATACATGAGCTTTGTTGCTCCATATGTGCTGATTCGAGTTGCAATAATAGGACATTTTCTTTCCACAGTAGTAAAATGTCATCAATGATATATGTTTATTTCTATATTCTAGTTTGCACATACCCCTCGGGATGAGTATGTGCAAATTTGGAAATGGCCTTACAGTCCTCACGATGGAAAATCCAACAAAGATAGTACAAAGAGTCAAAGAGAGTAGAGGTCAGATCATTGCTGCTTTGCTTGAGGCTCAAAATATGATTAAAACATTAATGGCTCTTGATTTGACTTGGACCAACCTTAGTTGCTCCCCATCAACATTATTACGAAGAGAATTTGATGAATCTCTAAAAATGAAAGAATTACACATGATCTCAAGTTCTGAACTGATATATACACAACCTTCGCAAGAGAAACTAAGACTGACAATCCTGCATTGCTGTTCCCCCCTACACCAACGTGCTACAAGCAGAAGTGGAAGGGTCGAAGAGCGCCGGAAGCAGGTACTTCCTCCCTTGCGCGCCATTGGCGTTGTAGCTGGCACCGCTCGCTTGGTCGGTCTTCAGGTTGCCGGCGTATCCCGGGTAAGAGCCGCTCCCGAATTGTCCCGGGCACGCCGTGGCGGCCTCCAGCGGCGCGTCGCTGGAGCCCTGGTAGTACGCGTCACCGAACGGGTTGGTCACCACGCCGGCGAACTCGCTCGCCAGGTTgacgatcatgccgtccacgccGACGTCGCCGTTGGGCGGCATGAGTGGCGGGCCCTGCGGGCCGTACTCGGGCTGATGGAAAGGCCACGCGCACTGGCCGGGGCACTGCGTCGCCGAGTTGCCGACCCAGACGTAGGCCGTGCCGGAGTTGGCGTCCGAGCCGTGCAGGCCGCACTGGCTCATGCAGAAGCCCTCCACGGTGACGTCCTGCGCCGTGAAGACCAACGCGACGCCGCCCTTCTTGGGCTTGGCGCTCGCGGCCAGAGCGGTGACCTGCGCCAGGGTGAGGGACTTGCCCATGGAGCAGTTGTCGTCGGACACTTGGTTGGCGAGGAGCACCTGGGTCTTCTTGGCCTCCCCGGCGGCATTTGGTGTGGCTTGCACCGCCTTGGACAGGTATTGCTGGTCCATGGTGTTCCACCATTGCGCAACCGACGGCGAGGCGGCCTGGGGCATCATCGTCAGCGAGAGAATGAAATCGTAGATGATGGTCTTCTGCACCTGCGTGAACTGACCGTACCAGAGGATGGACACGGCAATGTCACCGTGGAGCACTTGGCCGTTGTGGTAGGAGAGCATATCAGCCGGATTGGGTTGGTACAGCTCCATGCGCCTCCTTGCCCCCATGGATTGCTGGGCGGAGCACACAAGCAGCACCACTAGAGCAAACACGACTGCCTTTGCACGAGTTGCAGCCATTGCAGCCTAGTGATAGTGATGATATTAAAGCGTGGCCTGATGCCTGGAAGGTGTTCAACAGTTCAAGTGTGACTgtgttctgaacttctgatgaTGAAGTGATGAGTGATGAACCAAGGGCACAACCACATACTTATAGGGAGCTTGGGACACTGAAGTCtttttttcgtgaatacgcagaagagctgcgtatctaagaagaaaaaagtttttATATGCAGGCCTAtccgggcgcacgcacacgggTTTAGTCATGTTTTAGCTTACATTACACCACCACAACGACAACACAAATGGCACAAAAAGGCCGAAATCAGAAATGCTGATCTAAAACACCTGATGGCATTGGCCAGCCTATGGCAGTTAGGTATTTTGCACCAGAAACGCACCAGAGTTGCCCTTCCTGAATGATCTCATGCAGCAGCTGTGAGGCATTTTTTGGTGGTGATCTTGCAAACACCCTTTCATTGCGTTCCTTCCATATTTTCCATGAAACAAGAATAAATGTTGAGTCGAAGCCTTTACTTTACCCGGAATGAACACCGCTTCTCTTGTTGAGCCACCAGTCTAACAGCCCAACTTCATTTACGGGACACTGAAGTCTGAAGCACGGGTGCATTCCAGGATGCTTCCATGCCGTTTAACGGTGTGTAGATCTCGAGAGATTGCCAGCTACTGCTACTGCTTGTAGCAAGGTCGTAGCATCTTGCAAATCAAGGTCCTGCTGAGCTGTTGGGGTGGGTCTAGAGCATAAACAAAGCGCAGGTCAGCGGATTACCACGACCAGGGGGGCGACAAAGCTTGTTTCGCCTCCCCGGCTGCGGATTCAGCAGACAAAACGGCCGCATGTGCAAGACGAAGGTTCCCTATTTTCTCAGTGTCAGGGAACACACCGGGCCTGACACGCACACAGCCTGTGTCGCTCCTACGGCGGCTTGTTGCCCTGGCTGAATAACACCGGAAAAATCTGTTCGACGAGCGGCGCTTCGGCatggcggcagccggcagctcGTGCGTCGCATCGCGGTCGGGCTAGATGTGCACGGGCCACGTCGGCGGATCGGCCTTGATCAGGTCCGGAACACCCCGCCCCGGAATGCCGACCGGGAGGTCATATGTGGAGCACGCGTTTTCTCATAGAAATGGCAGCCGTGGCCTCTCCTTTGTCCCAATGGAGGAGTCAAAGCCGCCTGACGGCATTGCTGTCATCTGACCCTCCTCAACAATATCGAGGAAAGTTCTCGTGTAGCAGTGGACACGCGATGCGGATCTGTTGGGTTTGGGATTGGGGTTTAGCATTGCCATGCAAAATGCATGCTACGCTTGAGTTCCGCCAGTCCAAAACTTGCCAGTCTCCGTAGGCCAGTTGCAGCGGTTTTGGCAGTAGGATGAGTCCGGCGTAGTGGTGTGCTGTTATTACCTGCTCGTCCGCTTCAAAGATAGTGTCTCGGTTCATTCAAAAGAAGAGTCTGTGTCAAATTGATCGTTGCTGTAAGGCATCAAACAAGAGCATTTGGTTAAGCGGAGCACTTGTTACTACCAATAGATAGTGGCATTTAGAATAATAACAATGGGAGGTGATCAATTTATTTGATTTGTCTAGATATAGTCTGACAATTAATTAACTGATCTTTTATTGACAAGATATGCCTGGATTTTTTAGGTCCCCTGGATAGTCAGGCACGGAAAGATTTTGTCCAGCTCCTTTTTCTTCGCTAaacaatactccctccgttccaaattataggtcgttttgacttttctagatacatagatattattatgcatctagacatagtgtatatctaagtgcataacaaagtctatgaatctaataaagtcaaaacgacctataatttgggacggagggagtatatgctatctgcatctttttcttcctttttaggACAATGCTAAACTGATAATGGTCACTCCAATTCAACCCCTATAATGGGTGACTATCATGGTATAAGCGATATAACACACTATTGCGTCCCTAGCTGGCTAGCTATGATATGAAAATGGAATCAAGCATGTGTAGGAGAGAATCGGTACGGTGCATGAAACATTTATAATAAAAAAACTTTAGTATTTGTATTAATTAAAAATCTACAGTGTTTATCAATCTCCTGCCTTTGAGCCATATCAATCTTGTGTCGGGCCAATAAGAATAAA
Proteins encoded in this window:
- the LOC117864695 gene encoding protein PHOSPHATE-INDUCED 1 isoform X1, with product MAATRAKAVVFALVVLLVCSAQQSMGARRRMELYQPNPADMLSYHNGQVLHGDIAVSILWYGQFTQVQKTIIYDFILSLTMMPQAASPSVAQWWNTMDQQYLSKAVQATPNAAGEAKKTQVLLANQVSDDNCSMGKSLTLAQVTALAASAKPKKGGVALVFTAQDVTVEGFCMSQCGLHGSDANSGTAYVWVGNSATQCPGQCAWPFHQPEYGPQGPPLMPPNGDVGVDGMIVNLASEFAGVVTNPFGDAYYQGSSDAPLEAATACPGQFGSGSYPGYAGNLKTDQASGASYNANGAQGRKYLLPALFDPSTSACSTLV
- the LOC117864695 gene encoding protein PHOSPHATE-INDUCED 1 isoform X2 — its product is MDQQYLSKAVQATPNAAGEAKKTQVLLANQVSDDNCSMGKSLTLAQVTALAASAKPKKGGVALVFTAQDVTVEGFCMSQCGLHGSDANSGTAYVWVGNSATQCPGQCAWPFHQPEYGPQGPPLMPPNGDVGVDGMIVNLASEFAGVVTNPFGDAYYQGSSDAPLEAATACPGQFGSGSYPGYAGNLKTDQASGASYNANGAQGRKYLLPALFDPSTSACSTLV